The genomic interval CAGGATGACGTTTGGATTTTGAAAAGTAAGTATAAAAAACAACTACAGGTGCATACGATTGGAAAATCAGAGTTCGGTAGGAAGATCTACGCCATTCAGATAGGAGAAGGTGAGAAAAGTGTCCTCCTTTCTGGGGCACATCATGGAAGAGAATGGATTACTTCTTTGCTAACAATGAAAATGGCAGAGGATATTGCAGTTAAAATGAAAAATGGAGATCATTTTCTTAGTTCTTATTCTATCTGGATTGTACCGATGATTAATCCAGATGGAGTGACCATTCAGCAAGGGAGAATTAATAAATTTCCGTTTTTCTCAAAAAGAAAAATTAAGAAAATGAATGGCGATTCAAAGGATTTTACACGTTGGAAGAGTAACGGATTAGGAGTGGATCTTAATCGCCAATATCCTGCTGGTTGGGAAAACTTAAAGAATTCGAAAAAAGAGCCATCCTATAAAAATTATAAAGGGAAAGCCCCATTTGAGGCAAAGGAAGTACAAGCCATCGTTGAGTTGACGGATAAAATAAAGCCAACCATTGCAGTTGCTTACCATTCGTCAGGCCAGGAGATTTTTTGGCAATATAATAATGGGATGAATGAAAAAAGAGATCGGACAATTGCAGAAATACTTGCACAAGAAACGGGATATAAACTTGGGATACCTCCTAAATATGCCATTGGAGGGGGATTTACAGATTGGTTTATTTCTACTTATCATTTGCCGGCATTCACAATAGAAATATGTCCATTGGTAAATGAACGAAATCCATCCTTAACAAATTTTGCAGAAGCATGGGAAAGAAATAAATCCATTCCAAAAACGCTAATCAAGGAAGCAAAAAAAATAGATGCGATACATAAAAAATTGCTTGGAGATAAATAATAAGAAAAAAATATTGGAGGTATTTATGAAAACAAGATCCTTATCGATTCTTATTGTGAGTGTCACGGTTTTAATTTTGGCATTTATGTTTCCGTCTCATAATGAAGCTGTTCAAGAATTAGATTATCAAAAATTCGGTTCTATCGCGATTGCAGTAGTAAAAGCGGATTATCCAGAAGAGTCTGTGACAGACTACAAATATTTAGGAAGAAAAAAAATCTCTGCACAAGAAGAACAAGATTCCTTTCAATTTGTTGTAAAAGAGAATGGAAAAGAAAAAACAGTTGTTGTTATTATTAATCATCGAACAAAAGATGATAAATTTATTTCTCTCATAGTAGAAGAAAAGAATCCATAAAAAAGGCCGAAAAGGTCTTTTTTTATGGATTCTTTTTAATAAATATCTTTCTTCGTAAAGACAAGGAAAGAGATAATAGCTCCGGCGACTCCCCAAACAGTAAGAACCATGAGGGAAAATGGCAGGGACATTCCTTCAATTGGTGGAATATTTCCTTGTAAATAATCTGTTAATCGCAGATTCACCATAAAAAAGTACTTTGCAGATTCCCAAGAAGATGCTATCGAGCTAATGATTGATCCGGAAATTAAGAATGCCAGCATTGCTCCCATGCCTGCAGCCGTACTTTTAATAATCACGGAAAACATAAAGGAAAGGGTACCAACTACAACAGACACAAACCAACCAAGTCCAAAAATCATTAAAATATATTGCCATTGTGGTACTAAATGGACATTTGCAGTATTTAATTCACCAGCTTCCACAGTAAAACCAGTTAATATGGGAGCGGTCCAACCAGCATATCCAAAGAATAGACCGGAAATAAGATAGGAAAATAATCCAAAGATAAATAAGACAAAAGAAACGGAAAGAATAAGCGTTATATATTTACTTAAAAGGATTTTCCAGCGCCTTACCGGTCTTGTCAGTAAAAGCTTAATGGTACCAAGACTTTTTTCAGAAGAAACAAGATCCGCTGAAATAATCATTACCATTAAAGGAAGAAGGAGCTGGATGGAATTATCAAGAAACACACGTAAAAAGGTGGGAGCTCCTGGATCTTGTGGATTGATATTATTATCGAGATAATACTGACTTTGATCAATCCGAACCTTTAATTGTGAGCGGAATTCTTCAGAAATCCCACTTGAACCGATTCTATTTTGCATATCTACTATGGATTGCTGTAAAGTGACTCGCCAATCAGCATCCCCAATTCTTTTTTTGACGTTTTCCATTTCTCGATGCTGTGCATAAGTAAACATGGTAATCATTATTCCGATGATAATCGTTACAACTAATAATCTTTTACTTTTGACGAGCTTTAGCATTTCATTATAGATAAGTTTATTCACCGGAGGAGTCACCCCCAGTAAGCTCTAAGAATAGATGCTCAAGAGACGGGATTTGTCGATTCATTTCTTTAATGTTTACATTCGCCTCCATCAATAATCGACTCCAATTGGAAACTTCCTCTTCTAAAAAAGGCGTGATAACCATCTCATCCTGAACAAGGACAGAAGGAGTAAGCTTCTTCAAGATTTCTACTCCTTTTTCTATAGGAGTAAAACGCCAAATTAATTTCTCATTTTGTGTTAGTAAAGTATGTACTGATTCGGTGTGGATGATTTTTCCGTTTAAAATAATCGATACACGATCACATAAAAGTTGAATCTCGCTTAATAAATGGCTTGAAACTAAGACACTTAGCCCTTCTTCCTTTGCAAGAAAGCGAATAAACTGCCGCATTTCTCTTATTCCAGAAGGATCTAATCCGTTGGTTGGCTCATCCAGTATTAATACTTTAGGTCGGCTTAATAGTGCTTGTCCAATTCCAAGTCGTTGGCGCATACCAAGGGAATATGTTTTTACCTTGTCATGAATGCGATTCGTTAATCCGACTAATTCTACAACTTCTGCAATTCGTTTATCATCTGTATTTGTTAGCATTCTTGCAAAGTATTGGAGGTTTTCCCAGCCAGTTAAATATGGATATAATTCAGGGTTTTCTACAATACAGCCTAAGCGCTCCATGGCCTTTGAAAAATTCTTTTTAACATCATAACCACAAATGGATATTTGACCAGATGTTGGTTTTATTAATCCAACTAGCATTCGAATCGTAGTCGTTTTACCTGCACCATTGGGACCAAGAAATCCAAACACTTCACCACTTTTTAATTCAAAGCTAATGTCTTTAATAATGTCCCGTTTTCCAATTCTTTTTGTTAAGTGTTGAACAGATAATGTAATCTCATTCATTGTCATTTACCTCCCAGGAAATAAGGGATGCTACTCGTTCAGCCATTAGTTGATACCCCTTTTTATTTGGATGGAAATGATCCGAATATAAATATTGCTGAACATTCTGCTGAAAAATATCATATGTAGGCACAAAAATAGTTTGGGCATAATTGGCGCATATCTCTGCAGTTGCATTGTTCCAAGTGCGAACTACTTGAGAGGTCAATGCACTGTTTTCTAAATCGTTAAAAGGATTGTATAATCCCATTATATAGATGGGAGCTTCTTTGTTGACGGAACGAATCGTAGTTAGAATAGTATGCAAATATTTGGAATAGCTTTCGATTAATTCATTTATGGAATCTTCCTTAATCTCAGTGAGGGATTGTCCACCTTGAAAAAGATCATTACCTCCTATTGTAATAAAGAGCAGGTCAGCACTCTCCGTTTGTCTTTGTATTTCCTGCTCGGTTAATTGCTTGGCTAATTTATCCGTTGTTAATCCTTTTATTCCATAGTTAGAAATCGTGATTTCCTCTTCCGTTTTTTCAGCTAAAGCTTCTTTTAAATAACCGACATACCCTTTACCAGTATCATCACCTGTACCTCGTGTAAGCGAATCACCGAAAGCTAAAAGGCGTATACCATCTGACTCTATCTGTTCTTGTATTTTCTCCGTTGTTTGAAGAGTTGTATCTGGATGATTAGAATAATCCACTAACACCCATCCTAAGCCAATTACCCATAGTAAACAAACGATGCTTGATAATGTTAAGATAGAAACAGTTATGTTTTTTCGCAAATTAGAACCTCCTAACAAATGAAATTTTTCACAAAAACAAAGATAAATAAACCTATCATTGCAATTCTTTTTTCACTCAGGTTTATATAAGGGAGATAATAACATAGAAAAGGATTTACAAGAAATGAAGCGAGAAGGAGAAGCCTAAAAAAAGAGCTGTATCATATTTTTAGGCAATTATGATGTAAAAAATTATTAATGAATGTCTTTTTTCTTAAATCTTCCACCCCGAACTTCGGAAATATTTGCTACTGCTAGAAATGCTGTCTGGTCTAATTCTTCTATAATCGTTTTAAGCTTTGCCTCTTCTAAGCGATTAATGACGCAAAAAATGACTTTCTTGGTATCGCCTGTATAAGCGCCTTCTCCTTTTAAATACGTGACGCCGCGTCCAAGTCTAGCTAGTATCGTCTCTCCTATGATTTCGGATTGATCACTAATAATCCATACAGATTTTGATTCATCCAAACCGGCTATTACAATGTCAATTACTTTAAAAGCAATAAAGTAGGCGATTAAGGAATACATAGCTCGATTCCAGGAAAAAACAAATCCTGCACAAATAAAGATAAACACATTAAAAAACATAATGATTTCCCCAACGGAAAAAGGACTTTTTTTACTAAATAGGAGGGCTAATACTTCTGTTCCATCAAGGGAGCCGCCAAAACGTAGAACAATCCCAACCCCGATTCCGAGAATGATCCCGCCAAAAACAGTCGCGAGAAGTAAATCAGAGGTGAAAACAGGCACATCATGCAATAAAATGGTAGTTATAGAAAGAACGCTAATTCCTAGCATAGTGGATAGGGTAAAGGTTTTACCAATTTGCTTGTAGCCGATGTAGAAGAAGGGAATATTAAGTAAAAAGATAAAATAGCCTAGCTTTGCGCCAGATAAGTGAGAGAGAATAATGGAAATTCCAACAATTCCTCCATCCAATATTTGATTTGGAACAAGAAATTCTTCAATCCCAACGCCCATTAAAATACTACCGATAATAATGAAAAATATCCTGCTCGCTAAAACTCTTTTTGGCATAATTTTATGCTGCGGTTTTTCTAGAAAAGCCTCTGTTTGAATATTTGATGACTCCATCATCAATCCCCCCAATATTAGAAATTCTATGTGAAAATGTTCAAAACTAATAGACAGATAATTCTATTTTATCATACTAGTTTTGAAATAGATGCTTCAAAGCTTTGTGTTTCTAATATAATTAGTAGCTTAAAAGGAAAAATTCGAGCTTTACTTAAACCATCCTTTTCTTTTGAACAATATAAACATGCCTATTACTATAATTGCCATAAGAAATAATAGCCCAAAGTAGCCATATTTCCAAT from Niallia sp. FSL W8-0635 carries:
- a CDS encoding GDSL-type esterase/lipase family protein yields the protein MRKNITVSILTLSSIVCLLWVIGLGWVLVDYSNHPDTTLQTTEKIQEQIESDGIRLLAFGDSLTRGTGDDTGKGYVGYLKEALAEKTEEEITISNYGIKGLTTDKLAKQLTEQEIQRQTESADLLFITIGGNDLFQGGQSLTEIKEDSINELIESYSKYLHTILTTIRSVNKEAPIYIMGLYNPFNDLENSALTSQVVRTWNNATAEICANYAQTIFVPTYDIFQQNVQQYLYSDHFHPNKKGYQLMAERVASLISWEVNDNE
- a CDS encoding ABC transporter ATP-binding protein: MNEITLSVQHLTKRIGKRDIIKDISFELKSGEVFGFLGPNGAGKTTTIRMLVGLIKPTSGQISICGYDVKKNFSKAMERLGCIVENPELYPYLTGWENLQYFARMLTNTDDKRIAEVVELVGLTNRIHDKVKTYSLGMRQRLGIGQALLSRPKVLILDEPTNGLDPSGIREMRQFIRFLAKEEGLSVLVSSHLLSEIQLLCDRVSIILNGKIIHTESVHTLLTQNEKLIWRFTPIEKGVEILKKLTPSVLVQDEMVITPFLEEEVSNWSRLLMEANVNIKEMNRQIPSLEHLFLELTGGDSSGE
- a CDS encoding ABC transporter permease; protein product: MNKLIYNEMLKLVKSKRLLVVTIIIGIMITMFTYAQHREMENVKKRIGDADWRVTLQQSIVDMQNRIGSSGISEEFRSQLKVRIDQSQYYLDNNINPQDPGAPTFLRVFLDNSIQLLLPLMVMIISADLVSSEKSLGTIKLLLTRPVRRWKILLSKYITLILSVSFVLFIFGLFSYLISGLFFGYAGWTAPILTGFTVEAGELNTANVHLVPQWQYILMIFGLGWFVSVVVGTLSFMFSVIIKSTAAGMGAMLAFLISGSIISSIASSWESAKYFFMVNLRLTDYLQGNIPPIEGMSLPFSLMVLTVWGVAGAIISFLVFTKKDIY
- a CDS encoding M14 family zinc carboxypeptidase; the encoded protein is MKRRLIILLTTCLFLHPFPKEFRAESIIDASKVYTYEDFQDDVWILKSKYKKQLQVHTIGKSEFGRKIYAIQIGEGEKSVLLSGAHHGREWITSLLTMKMAEDIAVKMKNGDHFLSSYSIWIVPMINPDGVTIQQGRINKFPFFSKRKIKKMNGDSKDFTRWKSNGLGVDLNRQYPAGWENLKNSKKEPSYKNYKGKAPFEAKEVQAIVELTDKIKPTIAVAYHSSGQEIFWQYNNGMNEKRDRTIAEILAQETGYKLGIPPKYAIGGGFTDWFISTYHLPAFTIEICPLVNERNPSLTNFAEAWERNKSIPKTLIKEAKKIDAIHKKLLGDK
- a CDS encoding DUF3889 domain-containing protein; its protein translation is MKTRSLSILIVSVTVLILAFMFPSHNEAVQELDYQKFGSIAIAVVKADYPEESVTDYKYLGRKKISAQEEQDSFQFVVKENGKEKTVVVIINHRTKDDKFISLIVEEKNP
- a CDS encoding YitT family protein codes for the protein MPKRVLASRIFFIIIGSILMGVGIEEFLVPNQILDGGIVGISIILSHLSGAKLGYFIFLLNIPFFYIGYKQIGKTFTLSTMLGISVLSITTILLHDVPVFTSDLLLATVFGGIILGIGVGIVLRFGGSLDGTEVLALLFSKKSPFSVGEIIMFFNVFIFICAGFVFSWNRAMYSLIAYFIAFKVIDIVIAGLDESKSVWIISDQSEIIGETILARLGRGVTYLKGEGAYTGDTKKVIFCVINRLEEAKLKTIIEELDQTAFLAVANISEVRGGRFKKKDIH